GCTCGATGGCGTCACAGACGCCATGGGCGAAGTCATACATGGGGTAGATGGGCCAAGCGTCCCCGGTGCGGTGGTGGTGCACCCGGCGGATCCGGTACATCAGGGGGTCCCGCAGGTTCATGTTGGGGGACTGCACATCGATCTTGGCCCGGAGCACCCGGGAGCCGTCGGGGAACTCCCCGGCCCGCATGCGCCGGAAGAGGTCCAGGTTCTCTTCTGCGGACCGGCTTCGGTAGGGGCTCTCCTTTCCGGGGGTGTAGAAGTTGCCCCGGTATTCCTTGATCTGGTCGTCCTGCAGGTCACAGACATAGGCCTTGCCCTGCTGGATCAGGTATTCCGCGTAGTCGTAGAGCTTCTGGAAGTAGTCCGAGGCGTAATACTCGCCTGCCCAGTGGAAGCCCAGCCACTCCACATCCTCACGGATGGAGTCAACGTACTCCACATCCTCCTTGACGGGGTTGGTGTCATCGAAGCGCAGGTTGGTGCTGCCCCCGTATTTCTTTGCCAGCCCGAAGTTGATGCAGATGGACTTGGCGTGGCCGATGTGGAGGTAGCCGTTGGGTTCCGGGGGGAAGCGGGTACCGATGCGCCCCTGGTGCCTGCCCGACGCCAGATCGGCCTCCATGATCTCCTCAAGGAAATTGAGGCTGCGGGGTTCCGGGGCGGGCTGGTTCTGGGTCATGGAAGGTCTTTTCCGTTCTGGACTTGGGCGGCGGCCTGGCCCCAGGATGTCCTGGTGGCGCTGCAGATCGCGACCGATCGGCCATTTTATCCCGAAGTCGTGCTCACGCCCACGATTTCAGGCGTCCAGCGGATGCCCTTCGGCCTGCCTTTGTCATGAAAGGTGTCGAGTGTTGGGCTTATCGATGGTATGACTGAGAGAAAGCTCTCTTTTTCCCCAGCTTCCCGAGGACTCCATGGGTGACCTGCTGCCCGCCTGGCTCCTTTTCCTGGCCTTCTCCATCCTGGTGGTGCACATCTGCCAGCTTCTGGTCGAACAGGCTGCCGGCTCGATCGATGCCTTCGAGCGCCGGTCCCAGTTCACCCGGGCCTCGCTCTGCATCGGCGCCCTGGTCTGGTGCCTGGATGCACTCGGGCTCTTCCTCTACCAGAACATGACCCAAGGGGGTGCGCGGCTCGCCCCGGCGATCTTCTCGCTGATGGTCATGATCCTCTCCGCCCGCGCCGCCATTCCAAGTCTGGTCGTCACCCGCCATCGGCCCCGCATTCTGGGGGCCGGGGGCCTGCTGGCATTGGGCATGCTGCTGGGGCACTACCTCCAGGTCTCGGCTCTGGGGCGGCCTACGGGGGAGATCCGCTGGCAGGCTGTGCTGCTCGCCTTCCTCATCGCCACGGGGATGGCCGGTGGGCTCGCCCTCCGGCACCGCTCCGCCCGCCTGAGGGCCTTCAAGGGGGGCTTCAGGCCCCTGAGCTGGTGGGACAAGGTTCTGGGCGGGCTGGTCATCCTGCCCTTGCATGCCTGTCTGACAGCCAGCGTACCTCTTGCGTTCCCGGCCACCCGGGGAGCTTCCGCAGAGGCCTTGCCTGTACTTTTGGCTCTCGTCCTCTTCGGGGTGATGCTGGCCGCCTCCCGAGTCGCTGACCTGACTGCGGAAGGCCAACGGCGGCGGATGCTCGATCGGGCCCTCTCCCTGGTCCGGAGTGTCAACGGGCTCCCCCTGGAGCAGAGTGCCACCAGCCTGCCCCTGATTGCGGAGCGTATTCCGGTCCTGTTGGGAGTTCCGGGGCTCCGGATGCACTTCCAGCCCATCGTCCCTGTCCACCTGGGCGGGGGGGGCATCCGCTTCGAGGCTCTCCTCAGGGTCGAGGACCCGGATCTGGGCAAGGTCAATCCTGAGCTGGTCTTCCTCGCCTGCGAGAGGAAGGGCTGCACCGAGTGGGCAGACCGCCAGGTGCTCATCTTTGCGCTGGAGGCCTCCCGTCCCTGGGCTCTGGAGCCGGCCTGTGCCGGGATCTCCGTCAACCTGGCACCCCTCACGCTCTTGGCAGAGGATTTCCCGTCCTGGGTGCAGGCCCGGATGGACCGTCTGGGCCTGCCGGTCGGGTGGCTGCATCTGGAGATCACGGAGCACGCCATGATCGCCGCCTCGGAGGGGCTTGTGGATGCCATCCTCCGCCTCCGTGAGATTGGAGTGGGGGTGGTCATGGATGATTTCGGTGCGGGCTTCTCCTCCCTGGGGGTGCTGGTGGAGCTGCCTCTGACGGGAGTCAAGCTGGACCGCGCCCTGATCGCCCATCTGGCTGTCAACCGGGACCGTCAGGCCCTTGTCCGCCACCTGTGCTGCATGTTGCGGGATCTCCGTCTGAAGGTGACCGTGGAGGGGGTCGAGAGCGAGACAGACCTCTGCTTCCTCCAATGCCACGGGGCGGACAGCCTACAGGGCTACCATCTGGCCAAACCGATGCCGCCAGATCTCGTGCCGACATGGCTGGGGCGGGTGGAGGCCACCACCCGGGCGGAATTGCCCCGGGGCTGCCCCATCGCCGATCCTGCCTGAGGGTTGCGAGGGGAAGCTGTGCCCTTTGTCATAACGGTGCAAAGCGCCTTGTATTTTCGTTATGCTTTTGTCCAAGAGCCGGTTTGGCTGAAAGTGTGGAGCAGGAATGAAGACGGCCAAGAAGCTCGAAGGCATGCGTGAGTCTTTCATCCGTGAGATGACGCGCCTGGCGATCACCCACAATGCCATCAACCTCTCCCAGGGTTTCCCGGACTACGACGCCCCCCAGGAGGTGATCGAGGCTGCTTCTGCGGCCCTCCACAACGGGCGCAATCAGTACGGCATCACCTGGGGCAACCCGGAGCTGCGCGAGGCCATCGCCGAGTCCCTCCAGCAGCGCTTCGGATTGGTCTACGACCCGAACCAGCACATCACCGTGACCTGCGGCGTGACCGAGGCCATGGCTATCATCTTCCAGGCGCTGCTGGATCGTGACGATGAAATCATCATTTTTGAGCCCTTCCATGAGGGCTACCGAGCCCAGATCAAGTTCGCTGGCGGTGCCGCCCGCTTTGTCACCCTGGAGGCCCCGGACTACACCCTGGATCCCGAGCGGCTGAAGGCGGCCATCACCCCCCGGACCAAGGCGGTCATCCTCAACAGTCCCCACAATCCCACGGGCCGGGTCTTCACCCGGGAGGAGATGGAGGGCCTGGCCAAGGTCTGTATCGAACATGATCTCCTTGTGATCACGGACGAGATCTACGACCGCATTGTCTATGACGGGCGCCAGCACATCCCCATGGCCACCCTGCCCGGCATGGCCGAGCGCACCATCACGGTCGGCGGCTTCGGGAAGACCTACGCCATCACCGGCTGGCGTCTGGGCTATATCTGCGCCTACGAGCCCTACAGTCTGGCTATCCGCACGGTCCACGACTTCACCACCATCTGTGCCCCGGTGCCGCTCCAGGCCGCGGCGGCCGCCGCCCTCAAGCTCCCTGAGAGCTACTACGAGAAGCTGGTCCAGGAATATACGGCCCGCAGGGACCTGATCATGCCGGAGCTGGAGGCCCTGAACTTCAAGTGCCACATGCCGGAAGGGTCCTACTACACACTGGCGGACTTCAGCGCCTGGGGCTTCGAGGGCGACTGCGATGACTTCGCCCGCTGGATGCCCGAGCACCTGGGGGTGGCGGTCGTTCCAGGCTCCTGTCTCTATGGGACCCCGGGTTCCGGCCTGAAGACCATCCGCTTCGCCTTCCCCAAGAAGCTGGAGACGCTCAACGCAGCGGTGGCCAAGCTCCGGGCCTATCGGGGCTGAAGGGAGCTCTGCGCCAGGAGTTCGGCGATGTCCCACACCGGGAGCCCCTTCCCGGGGGCTTCCGTCGCACTCCGGAGGGCTTCACGGCAGAAGGGGCAGGCGGTGACCAGCAACTCGGCGCCGCTCTCCAGGGCATGGTGCAGGCGCTTGCGGGCTGCGGCCCCCGGAGGTACCGTCCCTCCTCCTGACCCGCAGCACACCGACTTGGCCCTGCTCTGCTTCATCTCCAGAAGCTCCGTGCCGCAGAGCAGGTGGCGGGGCGGCTGGTAGTCACCCTTGCAGCGGGACAGGAAACAGGGGTCGTGGAAGGTGACCCGGAGGGTCGGAGCCTTCAATTGGGGCAAGGAACCCTCCTCCAGGAGTCGGGCCAGGAGTTCCGTGTGGTGGAGGAGCGTCCAGTCCTCCCCATAGTCATGCGACAGGGTGCGGAGGCAGTGGGGGCACGGGGTGATCAGGGTGGCCCCCCGGAGGGGCTCCAGGTAGGCGCGGTTGAGCGCCATCGCCTGGCGGAAGGCCTCTTCATGGCCCAGGAACCGGTCTCTGCCGCCACAGCAACGGGGTGGGTCCAGGACCCTCAGTCGCTTGCCAGCCTGCTCCAGGAGCTGGCGGAGGGCCTGGAGCACCGGATCCGGCGTCTGGCAGCCAGGCCACAGGTAGAGGGTGTCCGGCTCCAGGGAAAGCGATTCCGTCGGGAGCGGATGCTGGGACTGGGCTCCGGCGAGGGCGAACACACGCTCTGGGACCCTCCCCGCGGCCCAGGCCTGTCGGCGCAGGCCCAGGATGCGCTCCAGGTGCTCGCCCCCCATGGGACAGTGGTTCTCGCAGGCTCGGCATCCGGTGCAGGCCCAGAGGGCTTCGGCCGGGATGATGAACCGGTGTCTGCGCTTCAAGCGGCCCAGCAGGGTCTCCGGGGGGAAGGGGCCTTCGCGTGTCTGGATGGGGCAGGGCTTACGGCAGCGACCACAGCGCATGCAGGCCTCCGGTTCCAACCAGGACTCCAGGGGTCGGGGTTCCCGGATCCGCTCCCGTTCGGCCATGGGGCGCAGGAGGGCCCGCTTCCAGGGGAGGGCTGCCGCATGGCTGAGCTTGGTCCAAGGTGCGAGGGCCAGCGTCCCCATGGCGGTGAGGGCGTGGAAATTCCAGAGGCTCCGGTGGAACCGGGTGAGTGTTCCCTCCCCGCCCCCCAGGCTCAGGAGGCGGCCGATGCCCCAGCTCAGAGGCGTCCATGGCGCCCAGGCCGGGTGGGTGGCCGCCAGGCGGAGGCCCCGCAACAGGAAGCCTTCCAGAGCGCAGAGGCCCAGCAGGGCCAGGAGCAGGGCGTCCTCAGGGCGGGACTGGAGACGTTCGGCTCGCTTGAGGTAGCGCAGGTGGAACGCCAGCCCCAGGCCTCCCAGGAGGAGGAGACCCGCGAACTCCGTCAGGACTTCAAAGGGCAGATAGGCAGCCCCCTGCAGCACGGGCAGGCCCAGGTGGTCCTGGAGGGCCACCAGGAGGGTGGCCAGGAGCAGTCCGAGGAAGCCCCAGAGGAGGAGGCGGTGCATCCGCCGGGGAAGGTGTCCCAGGTGGAGTCCGTTCAGGGTCAGAACCTCCCAGGGGAAGCGGAGTCGCCTCCGGTCGCCCTCCGGGAGCCCGGTCTTCAGCCAGAGGCCCAGCTTCACCCCCCAGGAGAGGAGGACCAGCCCGCCCAGCAGCCCGAGCAGGGTGTGGCCCCCCTGATTCCAGAGGAGCTCCCGGCCCGGGCTCAAGCCCCGGCTCCCGTGCGGGAGGGGAAGCCCTTCATGCAGGTGAACCCATCGGCCCGCCAGCGGCGGTAGCGGCAGTTGAAACAGCTCTGCTCCCCATCCAGAGGCGTCTCGTTCTCATCATCGACTCGGTAGACAGGACAGGCCGTGGCCAAGGTCGTGGCGGCTGCCCGATCCGATGCCACCTGGAGACACCCGTGGAAGTGGTGGCCCTCCTGCCCGTGCAGCATGCCTTCCCCCACCTCAGTAGCGCTCGAAGACGAGACGGTCACAGGCCCGCCAGGGGGCCTCTCTTCCATCGGAGGTCACCATGAGCACTGCACAGCCGTCCAGCAGGACCCGCTTCACCCAACTGCCCACCTGGACCCGCTCCCCGGGGGCCAGAGCCTTGCCCTCCAAGGTACGGACCTCATCCACACCATGGCGGAGGATGTCCTCCACCAAGGCACAGCCTCCATCGGAAGGGATCCGCAGCTTGCCCATGAAGCGGCCGTCCTGCCCTGACAGCCTCAGTCCCGTTCCGGCCAGAGCCCCGATGATCCCTTGGCCGCTGCCGCCATGCTCGGAGAGGTGAATGCCCAGCTTCCCCGCCGTTTCCATGGCCTCCGCCTTCGCGATCACCTGGACCTTGGCCCGGTGGCCGAAAGCGATGAGGGCAGCCGGATCCTGGAGGGCCTCCAGGGATGCCATGCAGAGGCCGGGATCGGAGCCGGGCACGCTGAGCTCTTCCAGGCGAGAACTGCAGCAGGCGACGGCCCCTTCCCAGGCCCCTGGCACCAGATGCGCAGGGAAGCACATGGCGCTGTTGTGGGAGGTGTAGGGGATGGCCGGGTCCAGGAGGAGCTGGTGACGGGTCACCTCTCCACAGCTGCCCAGCCCCCTGTCCTCAAGCTCCCGGGCCAGGAGTCCGGCGATCTCCCCGGTGCCCCGGCTCTCGAGGTCGTCCGTGTCATCAAGGGCGATCAGGGTCCTGATCCGCCTCATCAAAACTGGCCTTCCAGCCTGAGGCCATAGGTCCGCCCCTGGTTGGCAAACCCGTTGATGGTCTCGTAGTGCTGGTCCGACAGGTTCTGTCCAAAGGCGGTGACCCGCCCCTGGAGGGCCAGGTAGTGGAAGCTCAGGCTCGCGTTGGCGTCATAGCGGGTGATGTCCCCCACAGCGACGAAGTACTGGGCGGCACTGCCCGAGGCCGTGAAGTAGTTGTTTTCGTAAGGGCCGACCCGCTTCACGGAGCCATTGACCTGCACCGGGCCCTGCCGGAAGGAGACGGTCAGGGCTCCCGTATCGGCGGGGGTGGCCTTGGCAGGAAGGACGATCCCCCGGTCCCCGGTCACGTCCGGAACCTGCACATGGGCGTATTTGAGGTTGTAGGAGAAGCCCAGACCCAGCTCGCCGGTGCTGCTGAGCTCGAAGCCGTGGCGGTGGGTGTCCGCGGTGTCATAGGTCTGGATGCCCGAGTTGCTGCCCTTGGTGATGGAGAAGGTGTAGTCCTCGATCCGGTAGTAGAAGGCCGTGAGCTTGGGATTGAAGGCCCGGTGGTAGTGAGCCTCGATCCCCGCTTCGTATTTCATCCGGCGTTCGGTGCTCAGGAGGGGGCTCTTGCTGTTGGAGCCCACGGCCAGGAGTCCTGGATCGGTGGGGGTGTGGGAGTAGCCCGCCTGGCCTGTGAGGATATGACGTCCGTTCAGT
The sequence above is drawn from the uncultured Holophaga sp. genome and encodes:
- a CDS encoding (Fe-S)-binding protein; its protein translation is MSPGRELLWNQGGHTLLGLLGGLVLLSWGVKLGLWLKTGLPEGDRRRLRFPWEVLTLNGLHLGHLPRRMHRLLLWGFLGLLLATLLVALQDHLGLPVLQGAAYLPFEVLTEFAGLLLLGGLGLAFHLRYLKRAERLQSRPEDALLLALLGLCALEGFLLRGLRLAATHPAWAPWTPLSWGIGRLLSLGGGEGTLTRFHRSLWNFHALTAMGTLALAPWTKLSHAAALPWKRALLRPMAERERIREPRPLESWLEPEACMRCGRCRKPCPIQTREGPFPPETLLGRLKRRHRFIIPAEALWACTGCRACENHCPMGGEHLERILGLRRQAWAAGRVPERVFALAGAQSQHPLPTESLSLEPDTLYLWPGCQTPDPVLQALRQLLEQAGKRLRVLDPPRCCGGRDRFLGHEEAFRQAMALNRAYLEPLRGATLITPCPHCLRTLSHDYGEDWTLLHHTELLARLLEEGSLPQLKAPTLRVTFHDPCFLSRCKGDYQPPRHLLCGTELLEMKQSRAKSVCCGSGGGTVPPGAAARKRLHHALESGAELLVTACPFCREALRSATEAPGKGLPVWDIAELLAQSSLQPR
- a CDS encoding aminotransferase class I/II-fold pyridoxal phosphate-dependent enzyme yields the protein MKTAKKLEGMRESFIREMTRLAITHNAINLSQGFPDYDAPQEVIEAASAALHNGRNQYGITWGNPELREAIAESLQQRFGLVYDPNQHITVTCGVTEAMAIIFQALLDRDDEIIIFEPFHEGYRAQIKFAGGAARFVTLEAPDYTLDPERLKAAITPRTKAVILNSPHNPTGRVFTREEMEGLAKVCIEHDLLVITDEIYDRIVYDGRQHIPMATLPGMAERTITVGGFGKTYAITGWRLGYICAYEPYSLAIRTVHDFTTICAPVPLQAAAAAALKLPESYYEKLVQEYTARRDLIMPELEALNFKCHMPEGSYYTLADFSAWGFEGDCDDFARWMPEHLGVAVVPGSCLYGTPGSGLKTIRFAFPKKLETLNAAVAKLRAYRG
- a CDS encoding EAL domain-containing protein; this translates as MGDLLPAWLLFLAFSILVVHICQLLVEQAAGSIDAFERRSQFTRASLCIGALVWCLDALGLFLYQNMTQGGARLAPAIFSLMVMILSARAAIPSLVVTRHRPRILGAGGLLALGMLLGHYLQVSALGRPTGEIRWQAVLLAFLIATGMAGGLALRHRSARLRAFKGGFRPLSWWDKVLGGLVILPLHACLTASVPLAFPATRGASAEALPVLLALVLFGVMLAASRVADLTAEGQRRRMLDRALSLVRSVNGLPLEQSATSLPLIAERIPVLLGVPGLRMHFQPIVPVHLGGGGIRFEALLRVEDPDLGKVNPELVFLACERKGCTEWADRQVLIFALEASRPWALEPACAGISVNLAPLTLLAEDFPSWVQARMDRLGLPVGWLHLEITEHAMIAASEGLVDAILRLREIGVGVVMDDFGAGFSSLGVLVELPLTGVKLDRALIAHLAVNRDRQALVRHLCCMLRDLRLKVTVEGVESETDLCFLQCHGADSLQGYHLAKPMPPDLVPTWLGRVEATTRAELPRGCPIADPA